The following are from one region of the Hydrogenophaga sp. BPS33 genome:
- a CDS encoding glutathione S-transferase family protein → MALQLYIGNKNYSSWSMRPWVLLKQAGIPFEEVMVRFDSFDPNSIFKKNLRTVSPIGKVPVLVDDGFAVWDTLAIAEYLAEHFPEKRLWPVDAKARARARSVCAEMHSGFGALRNHCPMNIEATLHDVGRLIWRDKPDVRADVARLCGLWSELLAAQPNSGLLFGEFTIADAYFAPVCMRIHTYGLPMPADLGAYVDRVRALPGVKAWIDEAMAEHDFIDFDEPYRLGR, encoded by the coding sequence ATGGCACTGCAGCTCTATATCGGCAACAAGAATTACTCGTCCTGGTCCATGCGCCCCTGGGTGCTGCTGAAGCAAGCCGGCATACCGTTCGAAGAAGTCATGGTCCGGTTCGACTCGTTCGACCCCAACTCCATCTTCAAGAAGAACCTGCGCACCGTGAGCCCCATCGGCAAGGTGCCGGTGTTGGTGGACGATGGTTTTGCCGTCTGGGACACGCTGGCCATTGCCGAGTACCTGGCCGAGCACTTTCCCGAGAAGCGCCTGTGGCCGGTGGACGCCAAGGCCCGCGCACGCGCACGCAGCGTCTGCGCCGAAATGCACAGCGGTTTCGGCGCGCTGCGCAACCACTGCCCGATGAACATCGAGGCCACCCTTCACGACGTGGGACGTCTGATCTGGCGCGACAAGCCGGACGTGCGTGCCGATGTCGCGCGCCTGTGCGGCCTGTGGAGCGAATTGCTCGCGGCGCAGCCCAACAGCGGCCTGTTGTTCGGCGAGTTCACCATCGCGGACGCCTACTTCGCGCCCGTGTGCATGCGCATCCACACCTATGGGCTACCGATGCCTGCAGACCTTGGCGCCTATGTCGATCGTGTGCGCGCATTGCCCGGCGTGAAGGCGTGGATCGACGAGGCCATGGCGGAGCACGACTTCATCGATTTTGATGAGCCGTACCGGCTGGGGAGATAG
- the otsB gene encoding trehalose-phosphatase, whose amino-acid sequence MSTFPKLLPDRSALFLDFDGTLADLASRPDAVKVHPDLVALLNSLQQRLDGALALITGRAREDLEPMLASPWPWPAAFEHGAVRLSYQGDTTTSRSHGLDRALAAAEHLVQRHGGLLLERKRTSISLHYRLAPSLGTLCADTLARAIANAPDLQLLHGKSVVEVKSINVSKGTAIEAFMQEAPFAGRMPVFAGDDVTDEAGFTVVQRLGGQGIKVGDGATRARHRCPSPEALRAWLADTLLTTPNTAP is encoded by the coding sequence ATGAGCACATTTCCAAAACTGCTGCCAGACCGATCTGCGCTGTTTCTGGACTTCGATGGCACGCTGGCCGATCTCGCCAGCCGCCCGGACGCCGTAAAGGTCCACCCCGATCTGGTCGCCCTGCTGAACAGCCTGCAACAACGGCTGGACGGCGCACTGGCGTTGATCACGGGCCGCGCCCGCGAAGATCTGGAGCCCATGCTGGCGTCTCCATGGCCCTGGCCGGCCGCATTCGAGCATGGCGCGGTGCGCCTGAGCTACCAGGGCGACACCACCACCTCCCGCTCCCATGGTCTTGACCGTGCCCTTGCCGCGGCCGAGCATCTGGTGCAGCGCCACGGCGGCCTGCTGCTGGAGCGCAAGCGGACTTCGATCTCGCTGCACTACCGGCTCGCGCCTTCCCTCGGAACACTGTGTGCGGACACCTTGGCCCGCGCCATTGCGAACGCGCCCGATCTGCAGTTGCTGCACGGCAAATCGGTGGTGGAAGTCAAGTCCATCAACGTGAGCAAGGGAACGGCCATCGAAGCCTTCATGCAGGAAGCGCCCTTCGCCGGGCGCATGCCGGTGTTCGCGGGCGACGACGTGACCGACGAAGCCGGCTTCACGGTGGTGCAGCGGCTGGGCGGGCAAGGCATCAAGGTGGGCGATGGCGCCACGCGCGCACGCCACCGCTGCCCCAGCCCCGAGGCCTTGCGCGCCTGGCTGGCCGACACCCTTCTCACCACCCCCAACACCGCACCATGA
- a CDS encoding metal-sensing transcriptional repressor encodes MNETLTPPPAADTPASPEATAEIPDEPQVVADGETLETPPLPPPPPCFPPRPQSQRDVINRLRRIEGQVRGLIDMVQRGRGCEDVAQQMAAARRAMDKAFYRMMAGTVIEAVSDSELEINTFQEVERSTRILEKYA; translated from the coding sequence ATGAACGAAACCCTCACGCCGCCGCCCGCCGCCGACACCCCCGCCTCCCCGGAGGCCACCGCCGAAATCCCCGACGAGCCCCAGGTGGTCGCCGACGGCGAAACTCTCGAAACCCCACCTCTACCCCCACCCCCGCCCTGCTTCCCCCCCAGGCCGCAGAGCCAGCGCGACGTGATCAACCGACTCCGGCGCATCGAAGGCCAGGTGCGCGGCTTGATCGACATGGTCCAACGTGGACGCGGTTGCGAAGACGTGGCCCAGCAGATGGCGGCAGCGCGCAGGGCCATGGACAAGGCCTTCTACCGCATGATGGCCGGCACGGTCATCGAAGCGGTTTCGGATTCGGAACTCGAAATCAATACCTTCCAGGAAGTCGAGCGCTCCACCCGCATCCTCGAAAAGTACGCCTGA
- a CDS encoding lytic transglycosylase domain-containing protein → MLGARLIMAALVLPTTLWAQGAPGDSTLLEMRDAFRRGNTTQLSALLPRARGHVLEPLATYWESKAGLETASPTEIRAALARMPGTYWEDRLRNDWLLLLGKARDWQNFEAELPLFRMNDDRQVRCYGLMRDVAAGRLAGDVAAPQVQSNWLAQRDADDGCASAAQALLESRHLKPQAVWLRARQAMDSNRPRVATQALAMIDTEMAPQVDAIASNPARYLDERITAFRTRTKELVTLAIIRLASSDPAAAALEMERTRWKAQLTQEERSWAWGAIGKRSAQKLQPEALGYFAQGEDRHMDDDHLAWKARAGMRAGNWIAVRDAVAAMSETQQRDPAWVYWKARSVQALQQPDAASATAQARALYESIASSRDFYEQLASEELGRRIEVPATPLPLTAEETAAARANPGLARALAAIRLGLRSEGVREWNYTIALHTPGGMGERELLAAADLACQNELWDRCINTSLRTPVAQDHAQRFPTPHRAPVTTRANEIGLDPAYVYGLIRQESRFITDARSGVGASGLMQVMPATARWTANKIGLSTFRPQQINERDTNILIGTAYLKLALDDFEGSLPMAAAAYNAGPNRPRQWRNGPALAGEIWAENIPFEETRDYVKRVLANTTNYAALLTGQPQSLRARLGVVGPRPSTDKPINTDLP, encoded by the coding sequence ATGCTGGGCGCGCGGCTCATTATGGCGGCGCTCGTGTTGCCCACCACGCTGTGGGCGCAGGGCGCGCCCGGCGACAGCACCTTGCTGGAGATGCGCGATGCCTTCCGGCGCGGCAACACCACCCAGTTGAGCGCCCTGCTGCCCCGCGCGCGTGGCCATGTGCTGGAGCCGTTGGCGACGTACTGGGAAAGCAAGGCCGGGCTCGAAACGGCCAGCCCCACCGAGATCCGCGCGGCGCTGGCGCGCATGCCTGGCACCTACTGGGAAGACCGCCTGCGCAACGACTGGCTGCTGCTGCTGGGCAAGGCGCGCGACTGGCAGAACTTCGAGGCCGAGCTGCCCTTGTTCCGCATGAACGACGACCGCCAGGTGCGGTGCTACGGCCTGATGCGCGACGTGGCGGCAGGACGGCTCGCGGGCGACGTGGCAGCGCCCCAGGTGCAAAGCAACTGGCTCGCCCAGCGCGATGCCGATGATGGTTGCGCCAGCGCTGCGCAAGCGCTGCTCGAAAGCCGGCACCTCAAGCCACAGGCAGTGTGGCTGCGCGCACGCCAAGCCATGGACAGCAACCGCCCGCGCGTGGCGACGCAAGCACTGGCCATGATCGACACCGAGATGGCGCCGCAGGTGGACGCCATCGCAAGCAACCCCGCGCGTTACCTGGACGAGCGCATCACCGCGTTTCGAACCCGCACCAAGGAGCTGGTCACGCTGGCCATCATCCGCCTGGCCTCGAGCGACCCCGCCGCCGCCGCGCTCGAAATGGAGCGCACGCGCTGGAAAGCGCAGCTCACCCAGGAAGAGCGCAGCTGGGCCTGGGGCGCGATCGGCAAACGCTCGGCACAAAAACTCCAGCCCGAAGCGCTCGGCTACTTCGCCCAAGGCGAAGACCGCCACATGGACGACGATCACCTGGCGTGGAAAGCCCGCGCCGGCATGCGCGCCGGCAACTGGATCGCTGTGCGCGACGCGGTGGCCGCCATGAGCGAAACCCAGCAGCGCGACCCGGCCTGGGTCTACTGGAAGGCGCGCTCGGTGCAGGCGCTCCAGCAACCCGATGCCGCCAGCGCCACCGCCCAAGCGCGCGCCTTGTATGAATCGATCGCCTCCAGCCGGGACTTCTACGAGCAACTCGCGTCCGAAGAATTGGGCCGCCGCATCGAAGTGCCTGCCACTCCCTTGCCCCTGACGGCCGAAGAAACCGCCGCCGCACGCGCCAACCCTGGCCTGGCGCGTGCGCTGGCCGCGATCCGCCTGGGCCTGCGCAGCGAAGGTGTGCGCGAATGGAACTACACCATTGCCCTGCACACCCCAGGCGGCATGGGCGAGCGTGAGCTGCTCGCGGCGGCCGACCTCGCCTGCCAGAATGAGCTGTGGGACCGCTGCATCAACACCAGCCTGCGTACGCCGGTTGCGCAAGACCACGCCCAGCGCTTTCCCACACCACACCGCGCGCCCGTGACCACGCGCGCCAACGAGATCGGCCTGGACCCCGCCTACGTGTACGGTCTGATCCGGCAGGAAAGCCGCTTCATCACCGACGCGCGCTCGGGCGTGGGCGCCTCCGGCCTGATGCAGGTCATGCCTGCCACGGCGCGCTGGACCGCCAACAAGATCGGGCTGAGCACGTTCCGCCCTCAGCAGATCAACGAACGCGACACCAACATCCTGATCGGCACCGCCTACCTCAAGCTCGCGCTCGACGATTTCGAAGGTTCGCTGCCCATGGCTGCGGCCGCCTACAACGCTGGCCCCAACCGCCCTCGCCAATGGCGCAACGGCCCCGCGCTGGCGGGTGAGATCTGGGCCGAAAACATCCCCTTCGAAGAAACGCGAGACTACGTCAAACGCGTGCTCGCCAACACCACCAACTACGCTGCTCTGCTCACCGGCCAACCCCAGTCCCTGCGCGCGCGCCTGGGCGTGGTGGGCCCCCGCCCCAGCACCGACAAACCCATCAACACCGATCTGCCATGA
- a CDS encoding glycoside hydrolase family 15 protein, producing the protein MNIPGFAPPAAASLSLGMVGNCAFSALIDPHGRVVWSCLPRFDGDPVFHALLGGDDREQGSFAIEIENLAEATQRYEHNTAVLITELWDRDGNGLSITDFAPRFRSRGRYFRPTQLVRRVRPIKGTPRVRISMLPRFDWGRETPTITSGSNHIRYVGEQQTLRLHTDASISHVLARQPFLLLREHNFVLGPDETLQSGIGDTARHFEQETLSYWRDWTRRLAIPLEWQEAVIRAAITLKLSLYEDTGAIIAAMTTSIPEAPGTQRNWDYRYCWLRDAFFVVRALNSLSEVGTMEDYLRWLANVVVGAGGGHIQPLHGIGLERELPERICDTLPGYRGMGPVRVGNQAQEHFQHDVYGNIVLAASQAFHDQRLLHRAGRTEFEQLERVGERAVLIYDKPDAGMWELRTRARVHTSSVLMCWAACDRLAKIARTLKLPDREAYWERHANTMRERILNESWNEERQAFAESFGGRDLDASVLLMVEVGMIDPKDPRFVSTLDALEKHLCDGPYMRRYEAADDFGKPETAFNICTFWRIDALARMGRKDEARAIFETMLAARNPLGMLSEDTHATTGEMWGNFPQTYSMVGIINAAVRLSARWDAVI; encoded by the coding sequence ATGAACATTCCCGGATTCGCACCCCCGGCCGCCGCTTCGTTGTCCCTGGGCATGGTGGGCAATTGCGCCTTCAGCGCGCTGATCGACCCGCATGGCCGCGTGGTGTGGAGTTGCCTGCCGCGCTTCGATGGCGACCCGGTGTTCCACGCGCTGCTGGGTGGCGACGACCGTGAGCAGGGCTCTTTCGCGATCGAGATCGAGAACCTGGCCGAGGCCACGCAGCGTTACGAACACAACACGGCCGTGCTCATCACCGAGCTCTGGGACCGCGATGGCAATGGCTTGTCCATTACCGACTTCGCGCCGCGCTTTCGCTCCCGCGGCCGCTATTTCCGCCCCACCCAGCTGGTGCGCCGGGTGCGGCCCATCAAGGGCACGCCTCGCGTGCGGATCAGCATGCTGCCGCGCTTCGACTGGGGCCGCGAAACGCCCACCATCACCTCGGGCAGCAACCACATCCGCTACGTGGGCGAACAGCAGACGCTGCGCCTCCACACCGACGCATCCATCAGCCACGTGCTCGCGCGCCAACCCTTTCTGCTGCTGCGCGAACACAACTTCGTTCTCGGCCCCGACGAGACGCTGCAATCGGGCATTGGCGACACCGCGCGCCACTTCGAACAGGAAACACTGTCCTACTGGCGCGACTGGACGCGGCGACTGGCGATCCCGCTGGAATGGCAGGAAGCGGTGATCCGCGCGGCGATCACGCTCAAGCTCTCGCTGTACGAGGACACGGGCGCGATCATCGCGGCCATGACGACCAGCATTCCCGAAGCGCCCGGCACCCAGCGCAACTGGGACTACCGCTACTGCTGGCTGCGCGATGCGTTCTTTGTCGTGCGTGCGCTCAACAGCCTGTCGGAAGTGGGCACGATGGAGGACTACCTGCGCTGGCTGGCGAACGTGGTCGTGGGCGCGGGAGGCGGGCACATACAGCCTTTGCACGGCATCGGCCTGGAGCGCGAACTGCCCGAGCGCATCTGCGACACCCTGCCGGGCTACCGGGGCATGGGGCCGGTGCGCGTGGGCAACCAGGCGCAGGAGCATTTTCAGCACGACGTGTACGGCAACATCGTGCTGGCCGCCTCGCAGGCCTTTCACGACCAACGCCTGCTGCACCGCGCGGGGCGCACCGAGTTCGAGCAACTAGAGCGCGTGGGCGAGCGCGCCGTGCTCATTTACGACAAGCCCGATGCCGGCATGTGGGAGCTGCGCACCCGCGCGCGCGTGCACACCAGTTCGGTCCTGATGTGCTGGGCCGCCTGCGACCGGCTGGCCAAGATCGCGCGCACGCTCAAGCTGCCCGACCGCGAGGCGTACTGGGAACGGCATGCGAACACCATGCGCGAGCGCATCCTGAACGAGTCGTGGAACGAAGAGCGCCAGGCTTTTGCCGAGAGCTTCGGCGGACGCGACCTCGATGCCAGCGTGCTGCTGATGGTCGAAGTCGGCATGATCGACCCGAAGGATCCGCGCTTCGTCTCCACGCTCGACGCCTTGGAGAAACACCTGTGCGACGGCCCCTACATGCGCCGCTACGAAGCGGCCGACGACTTCGGCAAACCCGAGACGGCGTTCAACATCTGCACCTTCTGGCGCATCGACGCGCTGGCGCGCATGGGCCGCAAGGACGAGGCGCGCGCCATCTTCGAAACCATGCTGGCCGCGCGCAATCCGCTGGGCATGCTCTCGGAAGACACGCACGCCACCACCGGCGAGATGTGGGGCAACTTCCCGCAGACGTATTCCATGGTCGGCATCATCAACGCGGCGGTGCGCTTGTCCGCGCGCTGGGACGCGGTGATATGA
- a CDS encoding multifunctional CCA addition/repair protein, producing MKTYLVGGAVRDALMARTSNTPTASSHADRDWVVVGATPEAMAAAGFLPVGRDFPVFLHPQTREEYALARTERKTAPGYHGFAFHADRGVTLEDDLARRDLTINAMAVDVAHADDPSNAPLIDPYHGRRDLQDRVLRHVTSAFAEDPVRILRLARFAARFPGFSVAPETMDLMRQMVRDGEVDHLVAERVWQELARGLMEPQPSRMFEVLRDCHALQRLLPEVDRLWGVPQRVEHHPEVDTGVHLMMVLDMGARLCAPLTVRFACLCHDLGKGTTSPDVLPRHIGHEQRSAVLLQDVCVRLRVPTACRELADVVAREHGNVHRSHDLKAAALVRLLERCDALRKPARFDEVLLACECDARGRLGMEETLYPQRERLTRALAAARSVSTADVAAQAQADGLSGEHVGRRIHKARIAAVALAMGDAADAVSAGR from the coding sequence ATGAAAACCTATCTTGTGGGCGGCGCGGTGCGCGACGCGCTGATGGCGCGCACATCGAACACGCCCACCGCTTCGTCACACGCGGACCGCGACTGGGTGGTGGTGGGGGCCACGCCCGAAGCCATGGCGGCCGCGGGCTTCCTGCCCGTGGGCCGCGACTTTCCCGTGTTTCTCCACCCGCAAACGCGCGAGGAATACGCGCTCGCGCGCACCGAGCGCAAGACCGCGCCCGGCTACCACGGCTTCGCCTTCCACGCCGATCGCGGCGTCACGCTCGAAGACGATCTCGCGCGGCGCGACCTCACGATCAACGCCATGGCGGTGGACGTGGCCCACGCGGACGACCCGTCGAACGCACCCCTGATCGACCCGTACCACGGACGCCGCGATCTGCAGGACCGCGTGCTGCGCCACGTCACCAGCGCCTTTGCCGAAGACCCCGTGCGCATCCTGCGGCTCGCCCGTTTCGCCGCGCGCTTTCCCGGCTTCTCGGTCGCTCCCGAAACGATGGACCTGATGCGCCAGATGGTGCGCGACGGCGAGGTGGACCACCTCGTGGCCGAGCGGGTGTGGCAGGAGCTCGCGCGCGGTCTCATGGAGCCTCAACCCAGCCGCATGTTCGAGGTGCTGCGCGATTGCCATGCGCTGCAACGCCTGCTGCCCGAGGTCGACCGTCTGTGGGGCGTGCCGCAACGCGTCGAGCACCACCCCGAGGTGGACACGGGCGTGCACCTGATGATGGTGTTGGACATGGGTGCGCGCCTCTGTGCCCCGCTCACCGTGCGCTTTGCGTGCCTGTGCCACGACCTCGGCAAGGGCACGACATCGCCAGACGTTCTGCCACGCCACATCGGCCACGAACAACGCAGCGCCGTCCTGCTCCAAGACGTGTGCGTTCGCCTGCGCGTGCCCACCGCGTGCCGCGAACTGGCCGACGTGGTGGCGCGCGAACACGGCAATGTCCACCGCAGCCATGATCTCAAAGCTGCCGCGCTGGTGCGCCTGCTGGAACGCTGCGACGCGCTGCGCAAGCCGGCGCGCTTCGACGAGGTCCTGTTGGCCTGCGAATGCGATGCGCGCGGCCGTCTCGGTATGGAAGAGACGCTTTACCCGCAGCGCGAGCGGCTCACACGGGCACTGGCTGCCGCACGCTCGGTGAGCACAGCGGACGTGGCGGCACAGGCCCAGGCCGATGGCCTCAGCGGCGAACATGTGGGCCGGCGCATCCACAAGGCACGTATCGCGGCCGTGGCTCTGGCGATGGGCGATGCGGCAGATGCCGTCTCGGCGGGCCGTTGA
- a CDS encoding LysR substrate-binding domain-containing protein has translation MQLTSSHPRTRPIAAGHLRAFEAVARHLNFRAAAEELSLTQSAVSRQIQALEDEVGTALFLRHTRAVELTSAGSQLLRAASMALERVDAAVRQIRQSAGRKSVAITTWASFASMWLIPRLEAFQRDHPDIDIRIDATDSAVDLATSDVDLALRYAVPQVMPANAQRLFGEQLTPVASPWLLKAHPIQSVEDLSRCALIEAGDAHRTRHLEWLTWQRWLDTYGAPPPPASGKRARSLPAKLSPQRWMYFNYASQIVQAALTGQGVALARLPLVAESLASGALVEPLPHARLDSPLAYWLLVAPRSVQRPEVKAFSNWLLQQAAATREAIGEVPDPDTVDNID, from the coding sequence ATGCAGCTCACCAGCAGCCACCCCCGCACCCGCCCCATCGCCGCCGGGCATCTGCGTGCCTTCGAGGCCGTGGCGCGGCACCTCAATTTCCGCGCCGCCGCCGAAGAGCTTTCGCTCACCCAGAGCGCCGTGAGCCGCCAGATCCAGGCGCTGGAAGACGAAGTCGGCACCGCCCTGTTCCTGCGCCACACGCGCGCGGTCGAACTCACGAGCGCGGGCTCGCAGTTGCTGCGCGCGGCCAGTATGGCGCTGGAGCGGGTCGACGCCGCGGTGCGGCAGATCCGCCAGAGCGCGGGACGCAAGAGCGTGGCCATCACCACCTGGGCCTCGTTCGCCTCGATGTGGCTGATCCCCCGGCTCGAGGCTTTCCAGCGCGACCATCCGGACATCGACATCCGCATCGACGCCACCGACAGCGCGGTGGACCTGGCCACGTCCGACGTGGACCTGGCACTGCGCTACGCCGTTCCGCAAGTGATGCCCGCCAACGCCCAGCGCCTGTTCGGCGAGCAACTCACCCCGGTGGCCAGCCCGTGGCTGCTCAAGGCCCACCCCATCCAGAGCGTGGAAGACCTCTCGCGTTGCGCGCTGATCGAAGCCGGTGACGCGCACCGCACGCGCCACCTGGAATGGCTGACCTGGCAGCGCTGGCTCGACACCTACGGCGCGCCACCGCCCCCCGCATCCGGCAAGCGCGCGCGCAGCCTGCCGGCCAAACTCTCACCGCAACGCTGGATGTATTTCAACTACGCCAGCCAGATCGTGCAGGCCGCGCTCACCGGCCAGGGCGTGGCGCTCGCCCGCCTGCCCCTGGTGGCCGAAAGCCTGGCCAGCGGTGCCCTGGTCGAGCCCTTGCCCCATGCACGGCTGGACTCGCCGCTGGCCTACTGGCTGCTGGTGGCGCCGCGCAGCGTGCAGCGCCCGGAAGTGAAAGCCTTCAGCAATTGGCTGCTGCAACAGGCGGCTGCCACGCGAGAGGCGATCGGCGAAGTGCCCGACCCCGACACCGTCGACAACATCGACTGA
- a CDS encoding complex I NDUFA9 subunit family protein has protein sequence MKSVVVLGGTGFIGRHVCEKLQREGWAITVPTRRAINAARVQHLPRVTVIETDVHDSGHLLDVLTDHDAVVNLVAILHGSEDDFERVHVELPLSIAEACAAAGVRRVVHVSALGASPDGPSRYQRSKARGEEVLRGAGLDLTILRPSVVFGAGDRFLNLFARLQETFPIVPLAGARTRFQPVWVEDVAQAVAVGLRSHALARNLGQGSVGQTIECVGPDVFTLADLVRLAGRYGSRERAIWPLPDLLARWQAAVFELAPGEPVMSRDNLDSMSIDNVATHEHPGLSTLAITPSSVHSVAPTYLGQRGGRSQLLNYRHSAGR, from the coding sequence ATGAAAAGCGTCGTCGTCCTGGGTGGCACCGGCTTCATCGGTCGCCATGTCTGCGAAAAACTGCAGCGCGAGGGTTGGGCCATCACCGTGCCCACGCGGCGTGCCATCAACGCCGCGCGGGTGCAACACCTGCCGCGCGTGACCGTGATCGAAACCGACGTGCACGATTCGGGGCACCTGCTGGACGTGCTGACCGACCACGACGCGGTGGTGAACCTCGTGGCCATCCTGCACGGCAGCGAAGACGACTTCGAACGCGTGCACGTGGAGCTGCCGCTGTCCATCGCTGAGGCCTGTGCGGCCGCCGGTGTGCGCCGCGTGGTCCATGTCAGCGCACTGGGCGCCAGCCCCGACGGCCCCTCGCGCTACCAACGCAGCAAGGCGCGCGGCGAAGAGGTGCTGCGCGGTGCGGGGCTGGACCTCACCATACTGCGTCCCAGCGTAGTGTTCGGTGCGGGCGATCGCTTCCTGAACCTGTTCGCGCGCCTGCAGGAAACCTTCCCGATCGTTCCCCTGGCCGGCGCCCGGACGCGCTTCCAGCCGGTCTGGGTGGAAGACGTCGCCCAGGCGGTCGCCGTCGGCCTGCGAAGCCACGCCCTGGCCCGCAACCTGGGGCAAGGCAGCGTTGGCCAGACCATCGAATGCGTCGGACCCGATGTGTTCACCCTGGCCGACCTGGTCCGCCTGGCGGGCCGATACGGCAGCCGGGAGCGTGCCATCTGGCCCTTGCCCGATCTCCTGGCGCGCTGGCAAGCCGCGGTCTTCGAACTCGCGCCGGGAGAGCCCGTGATGAGCCGCGACAACCTGGACTCGATGTCGATCGACAACGTCGCCACGCACGAACACCCCGGCCTATCGACCCTGGCCATCACGCCGAGCAGCGTGCACAGCGTGGCGCCCACTTACCTGGGCCAGCGCGGTGGCCGCAGCCAGTTGCTGAACTACCGGCACAGCGCGGGCCGTTGA
- a CDS encoding 5-formyltetrahydrofolate cyclo-ligase: MEWRKALIEKREGLADRAWRNDLLQRVMRVWLIHRPDTVVGAYWPIKGEFDPLPALFRWQEAGLEEDAQEQRLHRRIGLPVVNKVDKTLTFYTWYPGCPMEEDAYSIPKPKDTEIVEPTLIFVPCVGYGPGGFRLGYGGGFYDRTLASLRPKPFTVGLGYDFGFLPDLKPEAHDVPLDAILSDTGVMWPVR, from the coding sequence ATGGAGTGGCGCAAGGCGCTGATCGAAAAGCGCGAGGGCCTGGCCGATCGTGCCTGGCGCAACGATCTCCTGCAACGCGTCATGCGGGTCTGGCTCATCCACCGGCCCGACACGGTGGTGGGGGCGTATTGGCCGATCAAGGGCGAGTTCGACCCCTTGCCGGCGCTGTTTCGCTGGCAGGAAGCGGGGCTGGAGGAAGATGCCCAGGAACAACGGCTGCACCGGCGCATCGGCCTGCCGGTGGTGAACAAGGTCGACAAGACGCTCACGTTCTACACCTGGTACCCAGGATGCCCGATGGAGGAGGACGCCTACAGCATCCCGAAGCCAAAGGATACCGAGATCGTCGAGCCGACCCTGATCTTCGTGCCCTGCGTGGGCTATGGCCCGGGCGGTTTTCGACTCGGCTACGGCGGCGGCTTCTACGACCGCACGCTGGCCAGCCTGCGGCCCAAGCCTTTCACCGTGGGCCTGGGCTACGACTTCGGTTTTCTGCCCGACCTCAAGCCCGAAGCGCACGACGTGCCGCTGGACGCGATCCTGAGCGACACGGGCGTGATGTGGCCGGTCCGATAG
- a CDS encoding DMT family transporter, which yields MRLFRSLASGNLRSIVFMLMAVGFFALMDAVLKALSARYPSLQIAALRGMTALPLVMVYITWRGKWHTVMRIRWPLHVLRGCLGIGMIALFTTGVRELPLSSAYTLFFIAPLLITMLSVPVLKERVPATHWWAIAIGFVGVLIALRPSGSDLQAGFATLGGLATLGAALGYAVTAITGRLASRTDSSESLVLSLMLFMSIGAGLLSWSRWVPIQPGDAPLLLALAVTGFCGQLTITEAFRHGQASAVAPFEYSALAWGLGLDWLIWHTLPGASTWLGAVIIIGSGLYLVRREKRITEVHASGDHP from the coding sequence ATGCGCCTGTTCCGCTCACTCGCCTCCGGCAACCTGCGCAGCATCGTCTTCATGCTCATGGCGGTGGGCTTCTTCGCGCTCATGGATGCCGTGCTCAAAGCATTGTCGGCGCGTTATCCCTCGCTGCAGATCGCGGCCTTGCGCGGCATGACGGCGCTGCCACTGGTCATGGTCTACATCACGTGGCGCGGCAAGTGGCACACCGTGATGCGGATCCGCTGGCCGCTGCACGTGCTGCGCGGCTGCCTGGGCATCGGCATGATCGCCCTGTTCACCACGGGCGTGCGCGAGCTGCCGCTGTCGAGCGCCTACACCCTGTTCTTCATCGCGCCGCTGCTGATCACCATGCTGTCGGTGCCCGTCCTCAAGGAACGCGTGCCCGCCACCCACTGGTGGGCCATCGCCATCGGCTTCGTGGGCGTGTTGATCGCGCTGCGCCCGAGCGGGAGCGATCTGCAGGCAGGCTTTGCCACGCTGGGCGGGCTGGCCACGCTGGGCGCGGCATTGGGTTACGCGGTCACCGCGATCACCGGGCGCCTGGCCAGCCGCACCGACAGCAGCGAAAGCCTGGTGCTGTCCCTGATGTTGTTCATGTCCATCGGCGCGGGCCTGCTGTCCTGGTCGCGCTGGGTGCCGATCCAGCCCGGCGACGCACCCTTGCTGCTGGCGCTGGCCGTCACGGGCTTCTGCGGCCAACTCACCATCACCGAGGCCTTCCGCCATGGCCAGGCCTCGGCCGTGGCACCCTTCGAATACAGCGCGCTGGCCTGGGGCCTCGGTTTGGACTGGCTGATCTGGCACACCCTGCCGGGTGCATCCACCTGGCTCGGCGCGGTCATCATCATCGGCAGCGGCCTGTACCTCGTGCGGCGCGAGAAGCGCATCACCGAAGTGCACGCCAGCGGCGATCACCCATAG